The following are encoded together in the Paludisphaera mucosa genome:
- a CDS encoding Uma2 family endonuclease: MSTATRPTPAPTIPPLENGDRLSRAEFERRYDAMAGVKAELIEGFVHMPSPVRHSRHSRPNALVVAWLLVYEAATPGVEAGDNGSVRLDLENEPQPDAYLMIHPGRGGQARISEDDYVEGAPELVAEVASSSVSIDLGPKLDAYRRNGVREYLVWRALDGALDWLVLREERFEPLAPDADGLWKSTTFPGLWLDGRALLSLDSANMLAALNRGLATPEHAAFVERLKDASA; the protein is encoded by the coding sequence ATGTCGACCGCGACCAGACCGACCCCAGCGCCGACGATCCCGCCCCTCGAGAACGGCGACCGGCTCTCCCGCGCCGAGTTCGAACGCCGCTACGACGCCATGGCCGGCGTGAAAGCCGAGTTGATCGAAGGGTTCGTCCACATGCCGTCGCCCGTCCGCCACAGTCGGCACAGCCGTCCCAACGCCCTCGTCGTCGCGTGGCTCCTGGTGTACGAGGCGGCGACGCCGGGGGTCGAGGCGGGCGACAACGGCAGCGTTCGGCTCGACCTCGAGAACGAGCCCCAGCCCGACGCCTACCTGATGATCCATCCCGGCCGTGGAGGTCAGGCGAGGATTTCGGAGGACGACTACGTCGAGGGGGCTCCGGAGCTGGTCGCCGAGGTCGCCTCCAGCAGCGTGAGCATCGACCTGGGCCCCAAGCTGGACGCCTACCGCCGCAACGGCGTCCGCGAGTACCTCGTCTGGCGCGCCCTCGACGGCGCGCTCGACTGGCTCGTGTTGAGGGAGGAGCGTTTCGAGCCGCTTGCCCCCGACGCCGACGGGTTGTGGAAGAGCACCACCTTCCCCGGACTGTGGCTCGACGGCCGGGCGCTCCTTTCGCTCGATTCGGCGAATATGCTCGCCGCGCTGAACCGGGGCCTCGCCACGCCCGAGCACGCGGCGTTCGTCGAGCGGCTGAAGGACGCCTCGGCATGA
- a CDS encoding Uma2 family endonuclease codes for MATATKPTAAPTVPTLENGDHLSRAEFERRYDAMPGLKGAELIEGIVYMPSPVRFARHGEPHAALLGWLFNYKLATPGLRCADNASVRLDLDNEPQPDVFLLIDPKHGGQAEISEDDYVEGAPELVAEVASSSVSIDLGPKLDAYRRNGVREYLVWRALDGAFDWLVLRESRYEPLAPDADGVLKSTVFPGLWLEAESLLAGDLPKVMATLNRGLATPEHAAFVERLKDA; via the coding sequence ATGGCGACCGCGACCAAGCCCACCGCAGCGCCGACGGTCCCGACCCTCGAGAACGGCGACCACCTCTCCCGCGCCGAGTTCGAACGCCGCTACGACGCCATGCCCGGCCTGAAGGGCGCGGAGCTGATCGAAGGGATCGTCTACATGCCTTCGCCCGTCCGCTTTGCCCGTCACGGCGAGCCGCACGCCGCTCTGCTCGGATGGCTTTTCAACTACAAGCTCGCGACGCCCGGCCTTCGGTGCGCCGACAACGCCAGCGTGCGCCTCGATCTGGACAACGAGCCCCAGCCCGACGTCTTCCTGCTCATCGATCCGAAGCACGGGGGCCAGGCGGAGATCTCCGAGGACGACTACGTCGAGGGGGCTCCGGAGCTGGTCGCCGAGGTCGCCTCCAGCAGCGTGAGCATCGACCTGGGCCCCAAGCTGGACGCCTACCGCCGCAACGGCGTCCGCGAGTACCTCGTCTGGCGCGCCCTCGACGGCGCGTTCGACTGGCTCGTGCTCCGCGAATCTCGCTACGAGCCCCTCGCGCCGGACGCCGACGGCGTGCTGAAGAGCACGGTGTTCCCCGGGCTCTGGCTCGAGGCCGAGTCGCTCCTGGCCGGCGATCTGCCCAAGGTCATGGCGACGCTGAATCGGGGCCTCGCCACGCCCGAGCACGCGGCGTTCGTCGAGCGGCTGAAGGACGCATGA
- a CDS encoding uracil-DNA glycosylase family protein codes for MRADATVRASERARRRLITLNAEIRGCRLCHAAGFLDEAESVPIARDPEPDAPTPRILLVGQAPGLRATITDRPFAGAAGNKLRDWFEQGGIPREDFWRKIHFSAVTRCYPGRLPGAKGDRVPSPQEQALCRPWLDGLVDVVKPRIVLLVGLLAVRTFHGPVKSLAAVVGEATVRDGILYIPLPHPSGVSRWLNEPANVAAVARAMRILREAVDDLDRVR; via the coding sequence ATGAGGGCGGACGCCACGGTTCGCGCCTCCGAGCGGGCTCGTCGACGGCTGATCACGCTCAACGCCGAGATCCGGGGTTGCCGGCTTTGCCACGCGGCCGGCTTCCTCGACGAGGCCGAGTCGGTGCCGATCGCCCGCGACCCCGAGCCCGATGCGCCGACCCCGCGCATCCTGCTGGTCGGCCAGGCCCCGGGTCTGCGTGCGACGATCACCGATCGACCGTTCGCGGGGGCCGCGGGGAACAAGCTCCGCGACTGGTTCGAGCAGGGGGGGATCCCCCGCGAGGACTTCTGGCGCAAGATCCACTTCTCGGCCGTCACCCGTTGCTATCCCGGTCGGCTGCCGGGCGCGAAGGGCGACCGCGTCCCGTCGCCACAGGAACAGGCGCTCTGCCGGCCGTGGCTCGACGGCCTCGTCGACGTCGTCAAACCGCGCATCGTCCTTTTGGTCGGCCTGCTCGCCGTGCGGACCTTCCACGGCCCCGTCAAGTCGCTGGCCGCCGTCGTCGGCGAGGCGACCGTCCGCGACGGCATACTTTACATCCCCCTCCCGCACCCGTCCGGCGTCAGCCGGTGGCTCAACGAGCCCGCCAACGTCGCCGCCGTCGCGCGAGCCATGCGGATCCTGCGCGAGGCCGTGGACGACCTCGATCGCGTCCGGTGA
- the rpoC gene encoding DNA-directed RNA polymerase subunit beta' yields the protein MSMGESAYDRINDYGAVKIGLASPYDIRSWSFGEVKKPETINYRTYRPEKDGLFCERIFGPEKDWECACGKYRGMKYKGMICDRCGVKVTHSRVRRKRMGHIELAAPVVHIWFFKAMPSRLGTLLDMKTSSLERIIYFQDYVVVESGDTPLKECQLLTEEDFRKARDAYGDTFQADMGAEAVRKLLMKLDLVSLSKQLRESLVETTSKQKIKDLTKRLKVVEALRDSDNRPEWMVLECIPVIPPDLRPLVLLDSGNFATSDLNDLYRRIINRNNRLKKLVDLNAPEVIIRNEKRMLQQAVDALFDNNRCKRPVLGSSNRPLKSLTDMIKGKQGRFRENLLGKRVDYSARSVIVVGPDLKLHQCGLPKKIALELFQPFIIRRLKELGHADTIKSAKKMLERRTDEVWDILEEVIRNHPVLLNRAPTLHRMGIQAFEPVLVEGNAIRIHPLVCKGFNADFDGDQMAVHLPLSIEAQVEAMTLMMATNNIFSPANGNPIISPTQDIVMGSYYLTASRAGELGDGMIFSSPNEVFLAHSQGKAGLHALIKLRLPASRKLKGEGEKEYVPGMVVPTTVGRVVFNDILHPRMPYYNLTLGQKQLQGIIADCYQILGRRETIALLDRMKDLGFRESTRSGLSFATDDLRTPVTKDSIIAEAEKEVQRHNKLYHRGIITDQERYNKVLDAWTHARERITSEMMEALRTDTREDEGQKGYHNPIFLMAESGARGGVEQIRQLAGMRGLMAKPSGKIIETPIKANFREGLSVLEYFSSTHGARKGLADTALKTADSGYLTRKLADVAQNVVITIEDCGTSQGITKGVIYKGEKVEVSLAQSIRGRVSRVNIVDPITDDVIVRENEMITLAAARKLEEMQIEKIQVRSPMTCEASLGVCRRCYGMDLATGQLVEGGMAVGIIAAQSIGEPGTQLTMRTFHIGGVATRAVEEKDVKAKREGKVKFVGLNIVINDEGKSIALSRNGEVQILDPKGRELEKYDVPDGAAMIVQDGQQINRGQMLCEWDPHNIPILAEVGGKIRFDDVVEGETMKVEADPSGHIRRTIIEHKGDLHPQIVIEDADGKTLDYKYIPERATIEVDHGQMITAGTLLAKTPREVGGTQDITGGLPRVTELFEARRPKEPAVIAEIDGRVELLEEKRRGKRTIVVRNESGIEREHQVPHGKYLRVHGSDRVRAGDPLVEGPLVPHDILRISGEEVVQRYLLREIQNVYRSQRVEIDDKHLEIIISQMLRKVRVDSLGDTGLLPGSVIDKFEFRRVNNELIGCVKIKDPGDSDYRVGDIVPRDHFEQENLRVEAGGGKKAEWIRTKPAAASTQLLGITKAAVQSESFISAASFQETTKVLTEAALAGKSDYLVGLKENVILGHLVPAGTGFKAHLDAEVRIHPDALEALAEKGSPYARYRDETPAAAGKE from the coding sequence GTGAGCATGGGCGAAAGTGCCTACGATCGTATTAACGACTACGGGGCCGTCAAGATCGGCCTGGCGAGCCCCTACGACATCCGGAGCTGGTCGTTCGGCGAGGTCAAGAAGCCCGAGACGATCAACTACCGGACCTACCGTCCCGAGAAGGACGGCCTGTTCTGCGAGCGGATCTTCGGCCCCGAGAAGGACTGGGAGTGCGCCTGCGGCAAGTACCGCGGCATGAAGTACAAGGGGATGATCTGCGACCGCTGCGGCGTCAAGGTGACCCACTCCCGGGTCCGCCGCAAGCGGATGGGGCACATCGAGCTGGCCGCCCCGGTCGTCCACATCTGGTTCTTCAAGGCCATGCCCAGCCGCCTGGGCACCCTGCTGGACATGAAGACGTCCAGCCTCGAGCGGATCATCTACTTCCAGGACTACGTCGTCGTCGAGTCCGGCGACACGCCCCTGAAGGAGTGCCAGCTCCTCACCGAGGAGGACTTCCGCAAGGCTCGCGACGCCTACGGCGACACCTTCCAGGCCGACATGGGCGCCGAGGCCGTCCGCAAGCTCCTGATGAAGCTCGACCTGGTCAGCCTCTCCAAGCAGCTCCGCGAGAGCCTCGTCGAGACCACCAGCAAGCAGAAGATCAAGGACCTCACCAAGCGGCTGAAGGTCGTCGAGGCCCTGCGCGACAGCGACAACCGGCCCGAGTGGATGGTCCTGGAGTGCATCCCGGTCATCCCGCCCGACCTGCGGCCGCTCGTGCTCCTCGACTCGGGCAACTTCGCCACCAGCGACCTCAACGACCTCTACCGCCGGATCATCAACCGCAACAACCGGCTCAAGAAGCTCGTCGACCTCAACGCCCCCGAGGTCATCATCCGCAACGAGAAGCGGATGCTCCAGCAGGCCGTCGACGCCCTGTTCGACAACAACCGCTGCAAGCGGCCCGTTCTGGGCAGCTCGAACCGCCCGCTCAAGTCGCTGACCGACATGATCAAGGGCAAGCAGGGCCGGTTCCGCGAGAACCTGCTGGGCAAGCGCGTCGACTACTCGGCGCGGTCGGTCATCGTCGTCGGCCCCGACCTCAAGCTCCACCAGTGCGGCCTCCCCAAGAAGATCGCGCTCGAGCTGTTCCAGCCGTTCATCATCCGCCGGCTCAAGGAGCTGGGCCACGCCGACACGATCAAGTCGGCCAAGAAGATGCTCGAGCGCCGCACCGACGAGGTGTGGGACATCCTCGAAGAGGTCATCCGCAACCACCCGGTTCTCCTCAATCGCGCCCCGACCCTGCACCGAATGGGCATCCAGGCGTTCGAGCCGGTGCTCGTCGAGGGCAACGCGATCCGGATCCACCCGCTGGTCTGCAAGGGCTTCAACGCCGACTTCGACGGCGACCAGATGGCCGTCCACCTGCCGCTCTCGATCGAGGCGCAGGTCGAGGCCATGACGCTGATGATGGCCACCAACAACATCTTCAGCCCGGCCAACGGCAACCCGATCATCAGCCCGACCCAGGACATCGTCATGGGGTCGTACTACCTCACGGCCTCGCGGGCCGGCGAGCTGGGCGACGGCATGATCTTCTCGTCGCCCAACGAGGTCTTCCTGGCCCACAGCCAGGGCAAGGCCGGGCTGCACGCGCTCATCAAGCTGCGGCTGCCGGCCAGCCGCAAGCTCAAGGGCGAGGGCGAGAAGGAATACGTGCCCGGCATGGTCGTGCCGACGACCGTCGGCCGCGTGGTCTTCAACGACATCCTGCACCCCCGGATGCCGTATTACAACCTGACCCTGGGCCAGAAGCAGCTCCAGGGGATCATCGCCGACTGCTACCAGATCCTCGGCCGCCGCGAGACCATCGCGCTCCTGGACCGGATGAAGGACCTGGGCTTCCGCGAGTCGACCCGCTCGGGCCTGTCGTTCGCCACCGACGACCTCCGGACGCCGGTCACGAAGGACTCGATCATCGCCGAGGCCGAGAAGGAGGTCCAGCGCCACAACAAGCTGTACCACCGCGGCATCATCACGGACCAGGAGCGGTACAACAAGGTCCTCGACGCCTGGACCCACGCCCGCGAGCGGATCACCTCCGAGATGATGGAGGCCCTGCGGACCGACACCCGCGAGGACGAGGGCCAGAAGGGCTACCACAACCCGATCTTCCTGATGGCCGAGTCCGGCGCCCGCGGCGGCGTCGAGCAGATCCGCCAGCTGGCCGGCATGCGCGGCCTGATGGCCAAGCCGTCGGGCAAGATCATCGAGACGCCGATCAAGGCCAACTTCCGCGAGGGGTTGAGCGTGCTGGAGTACTTCTCCTCGACGCACGGCGCCCGAAAGGGCCTGGCCGACACGGCGCTCAAGACGGCCGACTCGGGCTACCTCACCCGTAAGCTGGCCGACGTGGCGCAGAACGTCGTGATCACGATCGAGGACTGCGGCACCTCGCAGGGCATCACCAAGGGCGTGATCTACAAGGGCGAGAAGGTCGAGGTCAGCCTGGCCCAGTCGATCCGGGGCCGGGTCAGCCGCGTCAACATCGTCGACCCGATCACCGACGACGTGATCGTCCGCGAGAACGAGATGATCACGCTGGCGGCGGCCCGCAAGCTCGAAGAGATGCAGATCGAGAAGATCCAGGTCCGCAGCCCGATGACCTGCGAGGCGTCGCTGGGCGTCTGCCGCCGCTGCTACGGCATGGACCTGGCGACCGGCCAGCTCGTCGAGGGGGGCATGGCCGTCGGCATCATCGCCGCCCAGTCGATCGGCGAGCCGGGCACCCAGCTCACCATGCGGACCTTCCACATCGGCGGCGTGGCCACCCGCGCCGTCGAGGAGAAGGACGTCAAGGCGAAGCGCGAGGGCAAGGTCAAGTTCGTCGGCCTGAACATCGTCATCAACGACGAGGGCAAGTCGATCGCCCTGTCGCGCAACGGCGAGGTCCAGATCCTCGACCCCAAGGGCCGCGAGCTGGAGAAGTACGACGTCCCCGACGGCGCCGCGATGATCGTCCAGGACGGCCAGCAGATCAACCGCGGCCAGATGCTCTGCGAGTGGGATCCGCACAACATCCCGATCCTCGCCGAGGTCGGCGGCAAGATCCGCTTCGACGACGTCGTCGAGGGCGAGACGATGAAGGTCGAGGCCGACCCCTCGGGCCACATCCGCCGCACGATCATCGAGCACAAGGGCGACCTGCACCCGCAGATCGTCATCGAGGACGCCGACGGCAAGACGCTCGACTACAAGTACATCCCCGAGCGGGCCACGATCGAGGTCGACCACGGCCAGATGATCACCGCCGGCACCCTGCTCGCCAAGACCCCCCGCGAGGTCGGCGGCACCCAGGACATCACCGGCGGCCTCCCCCGCGTCACCGAGCTGTTCGAGGCCCGGCGGCCCAAGGAGCCGGCGGTCATCGCCGAGATCGACGGCCGCGTCGAGCTGCTCGAAGAGAAGCGCCGGGGCAAGCGCACGATCGTCGTCCGCAACGAGAGCGGCATCGAGCGCGAGCACCAGGTGCCCCACGGCAAGTACCTCCGCGTCCACGGCTCCGACCGCGTCCGCGCCGGCGACCCGCTGGTCGAGGGCCCGCTCGTGCCGCACGACATCCTCCGCATCTCCGGCGAGGAGGTGGTCCAGCGCTACCTCCTCCGCGAGATCCAGAACGTCTACCGCTCCCAGCGCGTCGAGATCGACGACAAGCACCTGGAGATCATCATCTCGCAGATGCTCCGCAAGGTGCGGGTCGACAGCCTGGGCGACACCGGGCTGCTCCCCGGCTCGGTCATCGACAAGTTCGAGTTCCGCCGGGTCAACAACGAGCTCATCGGCTGCGTGAAGATCAAGGACCCCGGCGATTCCGACTACCGCGTCGGCGACATCGTCCCCCGCGACCACTTCGAGCAGGAGAACCTGCGCGTCGAGGCCGGCGGCGGCAAGAAGGCCGAGTGGATCCGGACCAAGCCCGCCGCCGCGAGCACCCAGCTCCTGGGCATCACCAAGGCGGCCGTCCAGTCCGAGAGCTTCATCTCGGCCGCCAGCTTCCAGGAGACCACCAAGGTCCTCACCGAGGCCGCCCTGGCCGGCAAGAGCGACTACCTGGTCGGCCTCAAGGAGAACGTCATCCTGGGCCACCTCGTCCCCGCCGGGACGGGCTTCAAGGCCCACCTCGACGCCGAGGTCCGCATCCACCCCGACGCGCTCGAGGCGCTCGCCGAGAAGGGCTCGCCCTACGCCCGCTATCGCGACGAGACGCCCGCGGCCGCCGGCAAGGAGTGA
- a CDS encoding GntR family transcriptional regulator, translating to MLIDLSESDGRPIYGRIADRIKFAIAGEVLRPGELAPSVRELSKQLVVNPNTVARAYRDLQSEGLLEPVRGTGLQVATGATERCRLARVEFVRGRLRAAIEEARETGLAADDIGAILREEWSRGEGTGDRTNGRGA from the coding sequence ATGCTGATCGATCTGAGCGAGTCGGACGGCCGGCCGATTTACGGGCGGATCGCCGACAGGATCAAGTTCGCGATCGCGGGCGAGGTCTTGCGTCCTGGGGAGCTGGCCCCGTCGGTGCGCGAGCTGTCGAAGCAGTTGGTGGTGAACCCCAACACCGTCGCGCGGGCGTATCGCGACCTTCAGAGCGAGGGGCTGCTGGAGCCGGTGCGGGGGACGGGGCTGCAGGTCGCCACGGGCGCGACCGAGCGGTGCCGGCTGGCGCGGGTGGAGTTCGTCCGCGGCCGGCTCCGCGCGGCGATCGAGGAGGCGCGGGAGACCGGCCTCGCGGCGGACGACATCGGCGCGATCCTCCGCGAGGAGTGGTCGCGGGGCGAGGGGACGGGCGACCGGACGAACGGGAGGGGCGCGTGA
- the rpoB gene encoding DNA-directed RNA polymerase subunit beta, producing the protein MPTPTTVRRIVPAQRRNFGRIHDEFPVPDLTQIQTRSYERFLQADDPAESRLDSGLEGVFREIFPIESYDKTLKLEYLRYDLGKPRYDPDECRQLRLTFGRPLHVWLRLNKGETTLEESVYLGDMPVMIGGGEFIINGAERVVVSQLHRSPGVDFVVEVESTDKKLHACRVIPERGSWIELQVTKKDTLGVRIDQSGKFSSMTLLRAMSPAFSSDEAMLEAFYEAEDVDSSDPKAAAKLENKIACGDVVDPNTGEVLVDSGATISKALAQVLADAGGLGPIRVLKEARDPLILQSLQEDPTTDHESALLRIYQRLRPGNPPQLEKARELFHEKFFDTNRYRLGKVGRFRINRKFNQTIPDDQMTLDPLDYVNAIRYILNLRKGTDPRIHIDDIDHLGNRRLRTIDELAADELRKGFLKLRRTVQERMSLKDAEDMTPRSLINPKSISAAIEYFFGRGELSQVVDQTNPLAQLTHERRLSALGPGGLNRKRAGFEVRDVHISHYGRICPIETPEGTNIGLISSLGIYGGVDEYGFLITPYREIKHGRSTENVVWMRADEESENHLAPADAPVDDAGKLKGPTTIARFQTDFVAVPVDSIQYQDISPKQMVGVSAGLIPFLEHDDANRALMGSNMQRQAVPLLVAEPPIVATGLETAVATNSGMVVKAQQDGTVTYVDSTRVIIDHNHIYKMRKYVGLNERTCLNQKPIVKVGQVVKRGAILADGASTFKGELALGRNVLVAFQAWDGYNFEDAIIISEKLVREDVYTSIHIEEFEIEIRETKLGREEFTRDIPNVSEKALRNLDDGGVVRIGTYVKPGDILVGKVAPKSKSELTPEEKLLHAIFGRAGEDVKNDSLEVPSGVEGIVINTQRFSRRMSLSEDERKAFEKELKDTEAGENVRIADEYKQMVKSLEAAVGGPVADPSSGKPLGRSKDAKDLVDEAERFKLEALDLRSPETAAKAREVVREYAPRIEALKDEKERRLNSLKRGDELPSGVLQMVKVYIATKRVISVGDKMAGRHGNKGVISKILPEEDMPFLEDGTSVEILLNPLGVPSRMNVGQILETHLGWAAAKLGFQAVCPVFDGASEATIRQCLIDAGLPENGKASLFDGRTGQRFEQRVTVGYIYMLKLHHLVDDKIHARATGPYSLITQQPLGGKARFGGQRFGEMEVWALEAYGAAYILQELLTVKSDDVEGRTKIYESMVKGENTLEAGTPASFDVLTNEIRGLGLNMQLEKKRV; encoded by the coding sequence ATGCCCACTCCGACGACCGTGCGGCGGATCGTTCCCGCCCAGAGGCGGAACTTCGGACGTATCCACGACGAGTTCCCGGTCCCCGACCTGACGCAGATCCAGACGCGGAGCTACGAGCGGTTCCTCCAGGCCGACGACCCGGCCGAGAGCCGGCTCGACTCGGGCCTCGAAGGGGTCTTCCGCGAGATCTTCCCGATCGAGAGCTACGACAAGACGCTGAAGCTGGAATACCTCCGCTACGACCTGGGCAAGCCCCGCTACGACCCCGACGAGTGCCGCCAGCTGCGGCTCACGTTCGGCCGGCCCCTGCACGTCTGGCTGCGGCTGAACAAGGGCGAGACCACCCTCGAAGAGTCGGTCTACCTCGGCGACATGCCGGTCATGATCGGCGGCGGCGAATTCATCATCAACGGCGCCGAGCGCGTCGTCGTCAGCCAGCTCCACCGCTCGCCGGGCGTCGACTTCGTCGTCGAGGTCGAGTCGACCGACAAGAAGCTGCACGCCTGCCGCGTCATCCCCGAGCGCGGCAGCTGGATCGAGCTGCAGGTCACCAAGAAGGACACGCTGGGCGTCCGCATCGACCAGTCCGGCAAGTTCTCGTCGATGACGCTGCTGCGGGCCATGAGCCCCGCCTTCTCGTCCGACGAGGCCATGCTGGAGGCCTTCTACGAGGCCGAGGACGTCGACTCGTCCGACCCCAAGGCGGCGGCCAAGCTCGAGAACAAGATCGCCTGCGGCGACGTCGTCGACCCCAACACGGGCGAGGTCCTGGTCGACAGCGGCGCGACGATCTCCAAGGCGCTCGCCCAGGTGCTCGCCGACGCCGGCGGCCTGGGGCCGATCCGCGTCCTCAAGGAGGCCCGCGATCCGCTCATCCTCCAGTCCCTCCAGGAAGACCCGACGACCGACCACGAGAGCGCGCTGCTGCGGATCTACCAGCGGCTGCGGCCGGGCAACCCGCCCCAGCTCGAGAAGGCCCGCGAGCTCTTCCACGAGAAGTTCTTCGACACCAACCGCTACCGCCTGGGCAAGGTCGGCCGGTTCCGGATCAACCGCAAGTTCAACCAGACGATCCCCGACGACCAGATGACCCTGGATCCGCTCGACTACGTCAACGCGATCCGGTACATCCTGAACCTCCGCAAGGGGACCGACCCCCGGATCCACATCGACGACATCGACCACCTGGGCAACCGCCGGCTCCGGACGATCGACGAGCTGGCCGCCGACGAGCTCCGCAAGGGCTTCCTCAAGCTCCGCCGCACCGTCCAGGAGCGGATGAGCCTCAAGGACGCCGAGGACATGACCCCGCGGTCGCTGATCAACCCCAAGAGCATCAGCGCGGCGATCGAGTACTTCTTCGGCCGCGGCGAGCTGTCGCAGGTCGTCGACCAGACCAACCCGCTGGCCCAGCTCACGCACGAGCGGCGGCTGTCGGCCCTGGGCCCGGGCGGCCTCAACCGCAAGCGGGCGGGCTTCGAGGTCCGCGACGTCCACATCTCGCACTACGGCCGCATCTGCCCGATCGAGACCCCCGAAGGGACGAACATCGGCCTGATCAGCTCGCTCGGCATCTACGGCGGCGTCGACGAGTACGGCTTCCTGATCACGCCCTACCGCGAGATCAAGCACGGCCGGTCGACCGAGAACGTCGTCTGGATGCGGGCCGACGAGGAGAGCGAGAACCACCTCGCGCCGGCCGACGCCCCGGTCGACGACGCCGGCAAGCTCAAGGGCCCGACGACGATCGCCCGGTTCCAGACCGACTTCGTCGCCGTCCCCGTCGACAGCATCCAGTACCAGGACATCTCGCCCAAGCAGATGGTCGGCGTGTCCGCGGGCCTGATCCCGTTCCTGGAGCACGACGACGCCAACCGGGCGTTGATGGGCTCCAACATGCAGCGCCAGGCGGTGCCGCTCCTGGTGGCGGAGCCGCCGATCGTGGCGACCGGCCTGGAGACGGCCGTGGCGACCAACTCCGGCATGGTCGTCAAGGCCCAGCAGGACGGCACGGTCACGTACGTCGACTCGACCCGGGTGATCATCGACCACAACCACATCTACAAGATGCGGAAGTACGTCGGCCTCAACGAGCGCACCTGCCTGAACCAGAAGCCGATCGTGAAGGTCGGCCAGGTGGTCAAGCGGGGCGCCATCCTGGCCGACGGGGCCTCGACCTTCAAGGGCGAGCTGGCCCTGGGCCGCAACGTCCTGGTCGCCTTCCAGGCCTGGGACGGCTACAACTTCGAGGACGCCATCATCATCAGCGAGAAGCTGGTGCGCGAGGACGTCTACACCTCGATCCACATCGAGGAGTTCGAGATCGAGATCCGCGAGACCAAGCTCGGCCGCGAGGAGTTCACGCGGGACATCCCCAACGTCTCGGAGAAGGCGCTGCGGAACCTGGACGACGGCGGCGTGGTGCGGATCGGCACCTACGTCAAGCCGGGCGACATCCTGGTCGGCAAGGTGGCCCCGAAGAGCAAGAGCGAGCTGACCCCCGAAGAGAAGCTGCTGCACGCGATCTTCGGCCGGGCCGGCGAGGACGTCAAGAACGACTCGCTCGAGGTGCCGTCGGGCGTCGAAGGCATCGTCATCAACACCCAGCGGTTCAGCCGCCGGATGAGCCTCAGCGAGGACGAGCGCAAGGCCTTCGAGAAGGAGCTGAAGGACACCGAGGCCGGCGAGAACGTCCGGATCGCCGACGAGTACAAGCAGATGGTCAAGTCGCTGGAGGCGGCCGTCGGCGGCCCGGTGGCCGACCCGTCCAGCGGCAAGCCCCTGGGGCGGTCGAAGGACGCCAAGGATCTCGTCGACGAGGCCGAGCGCTTCAAGCTCGAGGCGCTCGACCTCCGCAGCCCCGAGACCGCGGCCAAGGCCCGCGAGGTCGTCCGCGAGTACGCCCCCCGGATCGAGGCCCTGAAGGACGAGAAGGAGCGCCGGCTCAACAGTCTGAAGCGGGGCGACGAGCTGCCTTCGGGCGTCCTCCAGATGGTCAAGGTCTACATCGCCACCAAGCGGGTCATCTCGGTCGGCGACAAGATGGCCGGCCGCCACGGCAACAAGGGCGTCATCTCGAAGATCCTCCCCGAGGAGGACATGCCGTTCCTGGAAGACGGCACGTCGGTCGAGATCCTGCTCAACCCGCTGGGCGTGCCGAGCCGCATGAACGTCGGCCAGATCCTGGAGACCCACCTGGGCTGGGCCGCGGCCAAGCTCGGGTTCCAGGCCGTCTGCCCGGTCTTCGACGGCGCCAGCGAGGCGACCATCCGCCAGTGCCTGATCGACGCCGGCCTGCCCGAGAACGGCAAGGCCTCGCTGTTCGACGGCCGCACCGGCCAGCGGTTCGAGCAGCGGGTGACGGTGGGCTACATCTACATGCTGAAGCTCCACCACCTGGTCGACGACAAGATCCACGCCCGGGCCACCGGCCCCTACTCGCTCATCACCCAGCAGCCGCTGGGCGGCAAGGCGCGATTCGGCGGCCAGCGGTTCGGCGAGATGGAAGTGTGGGCGCTCGAGGCCTACGGGGCCGCCTACATCCTCCAGGAGCTGCTGACCGTCAAGTCCGACGACGTCGAGGGCCGCACGAAGATCTACGAGAGCATGGTCAAGGGGGAGAACACCCTCGAGGCCGGCACCCCGGCGAGCTTCGACGTCCTCACCAACGAGATCCGCGGCCTCGGGCTCAACATGCAGCTCGAGAAGAAGCGGGTCTGA